In one Pseudomonas tensinigenes genomic region, the following are encoded:
- a CDS encoding metalloregulator ArsR/SmtB family transcription factor — protein sequence MITPTEVFKSLADETRVRAMLLIADQGELCVCELMCALDDSQPKISRHLAQLRSNGLLLDRRQGQWVYYRLNPELPAWVREILQVTSKANADWLKDNAARLQNMDGRPVRETACC from the coding sequence ATGATCACCCCCACCGAAGTCTTCAAGAGCCTCGCCGACGAAACCCGCGTTCGGGCCATGCTGCTCATCGCCGATCAAGGTGAGCTCTGCGTCTGCGAGCTGATGTGCGCGCTCGACGACAGCCAACCGAAAATCAGCCGCCACCTCGCGCAACTGCGCAGCAATGGTTTGCTACTTGATCGCCGCCAGGGCCAGTGGGTTTATTACCGGCTCAATCCGGAGCTGCCGGCGTGGGTACGCGAAATCCTGCAAGTGACGTCCAAAGCCAACGCCGATTGGCTCAAGGACAACGCCGCCCGCCTGCAGAACATGGACGGGCGTCCGGTTCGCGAAACCGCCTGCTGCTGA
- a CDS encoding arsenate reductase ArsC, which translates to MRILFMCTANSCRSILSEAMFNHLARPGFEAVSSGSFPKGQVLPRSLSTLQQAGIAIDGLYSKGNDAFEDNPPDIVITVCDKAAGESCPVYFGPALKAHWGLADPSDVIGDDAAVDAAFAATLAIIERRCATFLGLPFKALSRADLQRELDRIGSL; encoded by the coding sequence ATGCGAATTCTGTTTATGTGCACGGCCAACAGCTGCCGCAGCATCCTGTCCGAAGCCATGTTCAATCATCTGGCGCGCCCCGGATTCGAGGCCGTGAGTTCCGGAAGTTTCCCCAAGGGCCAAGTGTTGCCGCGCAGCCTGTCGACGCTGCAACAGGCCGGCATTGCCATCGATGGCCTGTATAGCAAGGGTAATGACGCGTTCGAAGACAATCCGCCAGACATTGTCATCACCGTCTGTGACAAGGCCGCCGGTGAGAGCTGCCCGGTGTACTTCGGCCCCGCACTCAAAGCCCATTGGGGCCTGGCAGATCCCTCGGATGTGATCGGCGACGATGCCGCCGTGGACGCGGCGTTTGCTGCCACGCTGGCGATCATCGAGCGGCGCTGCGCGACCTTCCTTGGCCTGCCATTTAAAGCACTCAGCCGCGCTGATCTTCAGCGTGAGCTGGATCGTATCGGCTCTCTCTGA
- the arsH gene encoding arsenical resistance protein ArsH: MSEHLPHLDHSLFEGASPLGEHKPRILLLYGSTRERSFSRLLVEEAARLLEHFGAETRIFNPSGLPLPDDVPVDHPKVQELRDLVLWSEGQVWCSPERHGAMSAVFKAQIDWIPLELGAVRPTQGKTLAVMQVCGGSQSFNVVNQLRVLGRWMRMFTIPNQSSVPKAYMEFDDAGRMKPSPFYDRVVDVMEELVKFTVLLRDQQAHLVDRYSERKESAEQLMARVNQRSI, encoded by the coding sequence ATGTCAGAACACCTGCCCCATCTTGATCATTCGCTGTTCGAAGGAGCGTCCCCTTTGGGCGAACACAAACCGCGCATCCTGCTGCTCTACGGCTCGACCCGCGAACGCTCCTTCAGCCGTTTGCTGGTAGAGGAGGCCGCGCGCCTGCTCGAACATTTCGGCGCCGAAACGCGGATCTTCAACCCGTCCGGTCTGCCACTGCCCGACGACGTTCCGGTCGACCATCCCAAAGTGCAGGAACTGCGCGATCTGGTGCTGTGGTCGGAGGGTCAGGTCTGGTGCTCACCCGAACGTCACGGCGCGATGTCGGCCGTGTTCAAGGCACAGATCGACTGGATCCCGCTGGAACTCGGCGCCGTGCGTCCGACCCAGGGTAAAACTCTGGCCGTGATGCAGGTCTGCGGCGGTTCGCAGTCGTTCAACGTGGTCAACCAGTTGCGCGTGTTGGGCCGCTGGATGCGCATGTTCACCATCCCCAACCAATCCTCGGTGCCCAAGGCCTACATGGAATTCGACGACGCCGGGCGGATGAAACCGTCGCCGTTCTACGATCGTGTGGTCGATGTGATGGAAGAACTGGTGAAGTTCACCGTGCTGCTGCGCGATCAACAGGCGCATCTGGTCGACCGCTACTCCGAGCGCAAGGAAAGCGCCGAGCAACTGATGGCGCGGGTGAATCAGCGTTCGATTTGA
- a CDS encoding universal stress protein — MSEQARFMLVASPLMKHSPAFDRAAALAKASGAALHIVAFDYLEGLATAGLVNEQALEQMRLGYVERHRQWLEDQARPMRHLGVTVTTEVVWVDNPLHEIQIHLKEQPMALLIKDLQHASFMSRLMFTPLDVHLLRECRVPLHFVSHVQHARPRRIVAAIDPFHRDEQYADFNDRILREAAKLASLCDAELDVVYAYDLSSISADEFGFGNASTFFTEGKAKTLFDAQGDAFRELAERNGIAPERQHMIMGNPANVLCSYADAYDIDVIVMGRIGHRGLGRLIGSTVEQLLYKMPCSAWVVSPQVLVD; from the coding sequence ATGTCCGAGCAAGCACGTTTCATGCTGGTAGCTTCACCGCTGATGAAACACAGCCCTGCGTTCGATCGGGCCGCGGCCCTGGCCAAAGCATCGGGGGCGGCGCTGCACATCGTGGCATTCGATTACCTCGAAGGGCTGGCGACCGCCGGATTGGTCAACGAGCAGGCCCTGGAACAGATGCGCCTGGGTTATGTCGAGCGCCACCGCCAATGGCTAGAGGACCAGGCGCGGCCCATGCGCCACCTCGGCGTGACCGTGACCACGGAAGTGGTGTGGGTCGACAATCCGTTGCATGAAATCCAGATTCACCTCAAGGAGCAGCCGATGGCCCTGCTGATCAAGGATCTGCAGCACGCCTCGTTCATGTCACGGTTGATGTTCACCCCGCTCGATGTTCATTTGCTGCGCGAATGCCGGGTACCGCTGCACTTCGTCAGCCATGTCCAGCACGCCCGGCCCCGGCGGATCGTCGCGGCGATTGATCCGTTTCATCGCGACGAGCAATACGCCGACTTCAACGACCGTATCCTGCGCGAGGCCGCGAAACTGGCCAGCCTCTGCGATGCCGAACTGGATGTGGTCTATGCCTACGACCTGTCATCAATCAGCGCCGACGAGTTCGGCTTTGGCAACGCCTCGACGTTTTTCACCGAGGGCAAGGCGAAAACGCTGTTCGATGCGCAAGGCGATGCATTCCGCGAACTGGCCGAGCGCAACGGCATTGCGCCGGAACGCCAGCACATGATCATGGGCAATCCGGCCAACGTGCTGTGCAGCTACGCCGATGCCTATGACATCGATGTGATCGTCATGGGCCGTATCGGCCATCGCGGCCTGGGTCGGTTGATCGGTAGCACGGTGGAACAGCTGCTGTACAAAATGCCCTGCAGCGCCTGGGTGGTGTCGCCGCAAGTACTGGTCGACTGA
- a CDS encoding NAD(P)-dependent alcohol dehydrogenase — protein MAMMKAAIFVEKNRIVLDDKPIPEVGPLDALVRITTTTICGTDVHILRGEYPVAKGLTVGHEPVGVIEKLGSQVRGFFEGQRVIAGAITPSGQSYACLCGCGSQDGPDTRHGFRATGGWKFGNIIDGCQAEYVLVPDALANLCPIPDGLSDEQVLMCPDIMSTGFSGAERGEVSIGDSVAVFALGPIGLCAVAGARLKGASVIIGVDAVAERMSVARQLGATHVVNFKDGDVVEQIMALTDGRGVDVAIEALGTQGTFESALRVLRPGGRLSSLGVYASDLRIPYDAFAAGLGDYSIVSTLCPGGKERMRRLMAVVQSGGVDLSPLVTHHFKLDDIEAAYELFAHQRDGVMKVAITP, from the coding sequence ATGGCCATGATGAAAGCGGCGATATTCGTCGAAAAGAATCGCATCGTTCTGGATGACAAACCGATTCCCGAGGTTGGCCCGCTGGACGCACTGGTGCGGATCACCACCACGACGATCTGCGGCACCGACGTGCATATCCTGCGTGGCGAGTATCCGGTGGCCAAAGGTTTGACCGTCGGTCACGAACCGGTGGGCGTGATCGAGAAACTTGGCTCACAGGTGCGCGGATTTTTCGAAGGCCAGCGGGTGATCGCCGGCGCGATTACCCCCAGCGGCCAAAGCTACGCCTGCCTGTGTGGCTGCGGCTCCCAGGACGGGCCGGACACTCGCCACGGTTTTCGCGCCACCGGCGGCTGGAAATTCGGCAACATCATCGATGGCTGCCAGGCGGAGTACGTCCTGGTGCCCGATGCCTTGGCCAACCTGTGCCCGATCCCCGACGGGCTCAGCGACGAACAGGTGCTGATGTGCCCGGACATCATGTCCACCGGATTCTCCGGCGCCGAACGTGGCGAAGTCAGTATCGGCGACAGCGTTGCGGTATTCGCGCTGGGGCCGATCGGTCTGTGCGCGGTGGCCGGGGCACGGCTCAAGGGTGCTAGCGTGATCATTGGCGTCGACGCGGTGGCCGAGCGCATGAGCGTCGCGCGGCAGTTGGGCGCGACCCACGTGGTCAACTTCAAGGACGGCGACGTGGTCGAGCAAATCATGGCGTTGACCGACGGGCGCGGCGTGGATGTGGCCATCGAAGCCTTGGGCACCCAAGGCACGTTCGAGTCTGCCTTGCGGGTGTTACGCCCGGGCGGACGCTTGTCGAGTCTGGGTGTTTACGCGTCGGACCTGCGCATTCCCTACGATGCCTTCGCGGCAGGGCTGGGCGATTACAGCATCGTCAGCACCCTGTGCCCCGGCGGCAAGGAACGCATGCGCCGGTTGATGGCGGTGGTGCAAAGCGGTGGCGTCGATCTGTCGCCGCTGGTGACCCACCACTTCAAACTCGACGATATCGAAGCCGCCTATGAACTGTTCGCGCATCAGCGCGATGGGGTGATGAAGGTGGCGATTACGCCGTGA
- a CDS encoding GNAT family N-acetyltransferase: MLTVKDHNDRAAPAYAAHPGEYWIESLRDGRHVLIRALAAEDREREYAFIKRLSPESRHLRFLAQISEPGTALLDQLMDVDGKQRAAYVALAHENGELIEIGISRYAATGEQYCECAVTVADEWMHLGLATLLMEHLIKAARHNGFKHLYSVDSASNTAMRDLARSLGFETHSDPDDPHQVIHRLSL, translated from the coding sequence ATGCTCACTGTCAAAGACCACAATGACCGCGCGGCGCCGGCCTATGCCGCGCACCCAGGTGAATACTGGATCGAGTCGCTCAGGGATGGCCGCCACGTCTTGATCCGTGCCCTGGCCGCCGAGGATCGCGAACGCGAATATGCGTTCATCAAGCGCTTGTCGCCCGAGTCCCGACACCTGCGTTTTCTCGCGCAGATCAGTGAGCCGGGCACCGCGTTGCTCGATCAGTTGATGGACGTCGACGGCAAGCAACGCGCGGCCTACGTCGCACTGGCTCACGAAAATGGCGAATTGATCGAGATCGGCATCAGCCGCTACGCCGCCACGGGCGAACAGTACTGTGAATGCGCCGTCACGGTCGCCGATGAGTGGATGCACCTGGGCCTGGCCACGTTGCTGATGGAACATTTGATCAAGGCTGCCCGGCACAACGGTTTCAAGCATCTGTATTCGGTGGATTCGGCCAGCAACACGGCCATGCGCGACCTCGCCCGTTCGCTGGGCTTTGAAACCCACAGCGATCCTGATGACCCGCACCAAGTCATTCATCGCCTGAGTCTGTAG